Proteins encoded in a region of the Macrobrachium nipponense isolate FS-2020 chromosome 39, ASM1510439v2, whole genome shotgun sequence genome:
- the LOC135210477 gene encoding uncharacterized protein LOC135210477 — MREVDFSFAPFNVLYTRAQAADYTVPFVIEYGRILARKGETEVDPWAFFLPLTPTVWLLLLACMGIIILCSLALTRILNASKTIFPRYSWENYVRTFLSQDTEFQTVKEWSLSILVATWLIALLIALKAYAGNLNSLLIARHVPQPYHTVRAVVDNPRIKVLWVAGGSYLQILKSFESGVFKELADAGEKGKISFMGSTSLTEIVNTKVSSGDYVMVIDDSTMKTLVAEHFSRSGTCLFYLSRELFFPLMVAMVAQKYSPLIPVLDKRIIMINEGGLYDHWTRNEIQNYTNCAKAPSKILFQSALSLQSLWVTGATATGCFFVSGLSGVETLSRQLSFDGNMLP; from the exons atgcgc GAGGTGGATTTCTCCTTTGCTCCTTTCAACGTCTTGTACACAAGGGCCCAAGCTGCAGACTATACGGTCCCGTTCGTCATCGAATATGGCAGGATTTTGGCCCGCAAAGGAGAGACTGAAGTAGATCCTTGGGCATTTTTCCTTCCTCTGACGCCAACTGTTTGGCTTCTGCTGCTCGCCTGCATGGGAATAATAATATTGTGCTCACTAGCTTTAACGCGGATTTTGAATGCATCCAAGACCATATTCCCGAGGTACTCCTGGGAAAACTACGTGAGGACATTTCTGAGTCAAG ACACGGAATTCCAGACAGTGAAAGAATGGTCACTCAGCATTCTTGTAGCCACCTGGCTGATAGCCTTACTGATCGCGCTGAAAGCATACGCTGGGAACTTGAATTCCCTCCTCATCGCCCGTCACGTACCTCAACCTTACCATACAGTCAGGGCTGTGGTGGATAACCCAAGAATCAAGGTCCTATGGGTTGCTGGAGGTTCTTACTTGCAAATACTGAAG AGCTTTGAGTCAGGGGTCTTCAAGGAGTTGGCTGACGCCGGTGAAAAGGGGAAGATTTCCTTCATGGGATCGACGAGTCTAACCGAGATCGTCAATACCAAAGTGTCCAGTGGCGATTATGTCATGGTCATTGACGACTCGACCATGAAAACGTTGGTCGCTGAACATTTCTCTAGATCTG GAACATGCTTGTTCTACCTATCGAGAGAGTTATTCTTCCCGCTCATGGTGGCCATGGTTGCTCAGAAATACAGCCCTTTGATTCCAGTCTTAGATAAAAG GATTATCATGATCAACGAAGGCGGTCTGTACGACCACTGGACGAGGAATGAGATTCAGAACTACACCAACTGCGCTAAAGCGCCAAGCAAGATTTTGTTCCAGTCTGCTCTCTCACTTCAAAGCCTCTGGGTAACAGGAGCAACGGCCACAGGATGTTTCTTTGTATCTGGGCTTTCGGGGGTTGAAACGCTATCACGACAACTTTCATTTGATGGCAATATGTTGCCTTAA